A genomic region of Microaerobacter geothermalis contains the following coding sequences:
- a CDS encoding branched-chain amino acid ABC transporter permease, with the protein MKNPFVMGCGEFRISYRQDMAIYKIPRVRSRVIIILTLFLIYPILASPYYISLATIAGIAAIGAIGLNILTGFTGQISIGVGAFLGVGGYTSAILTTKLGFPFWVALPISGIITAGVGALFGIPSLRLKGLYLAMATLAAQVIIIFIINRWDSLTGGTAGLVVQRPTIGNFSFDSEISYYYLMFVFLFITTLFTMNLFRSRVGRALVAVRDRDLAAEVMGIDLFKYKIIAFAVSSFFVGISGSLMGHYTLVISPEYYGIGISIEYLAMILIGGLGSVMGSIYGAVFITLLPVILRELMNLLGAFFPDLTAVFAGFREIIFGAIIILFLVYEPEGIAKMWRNLKDYFKIWPFSY; encoded by the coding sequence TTGAAAAATCCATTTGTGATGGGATGTGGAGAATTTCGGATAAGCTATCGGCAGGACATGGCCATATACAAAATTCCAAGAGTTAGAAGTAGAGTAATCATCATTCTTACTCTGTTTCTTATCTACCCTATTCTTGCATCCCCATATTATATCAGTTTGGCCACCATAGCCGGTATTGCTGCCATTGGAGCCATAGGGTTAAACATATTGACCGGATTTACCGGACAAATATCCATTGGGGTAGGTGCTTTTTTGGGCGTGGGAGGATATACTTCGGCGATCCTTACGACGAAATTGGGATTTCCTTTTTGGGTGGCATTGCCGATATCCGGGATTATCACTGCAGGAGTAGGTGCTTTATTTGGAATTCCCTCCCTTCGGTTAAAAGGATTATATTTGGCTATGGCCACTTTGGCAGCTCAGGTGATTATTATATTTATCATTAACCGCTGGGACAGTCTCACGGGAGGAACGGCAGGACTGGTTGTGCAGCGGCCAACCATCGGGAATTTTTCTTTTGATTCAGAGATAAGTTATTACTATCTCATGTTTGTCTTTCTCTTTATTACCACCCTATTTACGATGAATCTGTTCCGCTCTAGGGTGGGGAGAGCCTTGGTTGCAGTACGGGATAGGGACTTAGCTGCTGAGGTTATGGGGATTGATCTTTTTAAGTACAAAATAATCGCTTTTGCGGTCAGCTCATTCTTTGTCGGAATTTCAGGAAGTCTGATGGGTCATTATACATTGGTGATCAGTCCGGAGTATTACGGAATTGGAATTTCTATCGAATATTTGGCGATGATTTTAATCGGGGGGTTGGGAAGTGTCATGGGCTCCATATATGGCGCTGTCTTTATTACCTTGCTTCCGGTGATATTAAGAGAATTGATGAATTTGCTAGGAGCTTTCTTCCCTGACTTAACTGCTGTATTTGCCGGATTTAGAGAGATTATTTTTGGAGCGATTATCATATTGTTTCTGGTTTATGAACCGGAAGGGATCGCGAAGATGTGGCGCAACTTGAAGGATTACTTCAAGATATGGCCCTTCTCATATTGA
- a CDS encoding phenylacetate--CoA ligase family protein, producing MVILNNQINEIISFAGEHSPFWKERLKGRKFHEIPVLKKSELPMIQRNGLPFGGLTAVPMENIARIFMSPGPIYDPQGKQEDYWRFSEALEIAGFGPGDLVLNTFSYHLSPAGFMFDSALRKLGVTVIPAGVGNTDLQVQILKDCKVTGYVGTPSFLAALLEKAREARYQLGDDLQISKAFFTAEKLSDSLKKDWVENGISVFEGYGTADAGCIAYEDGENKGLRIHSSVFVELCDPETGHPIEKGEMGEVVITLMDKTYPLIRFGTGDLSSWTPGEEGRYLTGVLGRVGDGIKVRGMFVHMKQFAPLLEEYPEIKYYQCVVNREGNRDTITFYLEGIDDSFSVDSLQQRLKNVIRVSPDVVGVPLHSLSRSEAQFIDKRKWD from the coding sequence GTGGTTATCCTGAACAATCAAATTAATGAAATCATTTCATTCGCAGGAGAGCATTCCCCTTTTTGGAAGGAGAGACTAAAAGGAAGGAAGTTTCACGAAATCCCTGTTCTGAAGAAATCTGAATTGCCAATGATACAAAGGAACGGCTTACCATTTGGGGGTCTTACGGCTGTACCTATGGAGAATATCGCCAGGATATTTATGTCTCCAGGTCCGATTTATGATCCACAGGGGAAACAAGAGGATTATTGGCGATTTTCGGAAGCCTTGGAAATCGCGGGGTTTGGACCGGGCGATCTCGTCTTAAACACTTTTTCATATCATCTTTCTCCCGCTGGATTTATGTTTGATTCTGCCCTTAGAAAACTTGGTGTCACCGTCATACCGGCTGGTGTGGGGAATACGGACCTTCAGGTTCAGATTTTAAAGGATTGTAAAGTAACCGGCTATGTGGGGACTCCAAGTTTTTTGGCTGCTTTATTAGAAAAGGCAAGAGAAGCAAGGTATCAATTGGGAGATGATTTGCAAATAAGCAAGGCATTTTTTACGGCAGAGAAATTGTCAGATTCATTAAAAAAGGATTGGGTCGAAAATGGGATTTCCGTTTTTGAAGGATACGGAACAGCTGATGCAGGTTGTATCGCTTATGAAGATGGGGAAAATAAAGGATTAAGGATACATTCTTCCGTATTTGTGGAACTGTGTGATCCTGAAACAGGCCACCCAATTGAAAAGGGTGAAATGGGGGAAGTGGTTATTACTTTAATGGACAAAACATATCCGTTGATTCGTTTTGGAACGGGAGATTTGTCCAGCTGGACCCCAGGGGAAGAGGGTAGATATTTGACAGGTGTATTGGGCAGAGTGGGGGATGGAATTAAGGTAAGGGGAATGTTTGTTCATATGAAACAATTTGCTCCCCTTTTGGAAGAGTATCCGGAAATTAAATATTATCAGTGTGTGGTTAACAGGGAGGGAAACCGGGATACGATCACCTTTTACTTGGAGGGGATTGATGATTCTTTTTCTGTTGATTCCCTGCAGCAGCGATTGAAAAACGTAATTCGGGTCAGTCCGGATGTTGTAGGAGTACCTCTTCATTCTTTATCCCGAAGCGAGGCACAATTTATTGACAAGAGAAAATGGGATTAA
- a CDS encoding inorganic phosphate transporter, with product MIILAVVISLFFAMNIGASGTAASMGSAYGGGAIKKRVTALVLVAIFSLLGAVIGGGEVVKTISKGIIPEGVISVQISVIILFSASITLFMANRMGIPLSTSEVIVGSLVGAGLVFKAVLWKPFLIITSAWIIFPFIAGLISLGLDKFITKIPFFQFLSDRKKYQPFLVFLLIGAGSYEAFSAGMNNVANAVGPLVGSGIFSSEQGLWLGGLFVSLGALIWGRKVLETNGKKITRYSLLQASCISITGGTLVIVASLMGIPIPLTQITTMSILGIGYSQKGKSIFQKAIVRQILKTWIISPILSMLISFSLTHIITRSDEIGTSLFFLLVFLSLLLVGWIFKVSMTATNFSKESSNQSIKE from the coding sequence ATGATAATTCTTGCTGTCGTTATTTCCCTCTTCTTTGCGATGAATATAGGAGCAAGCGGGACTGCGGCATCAATGGGTTCCGCTTATGGGGGCGGAGCCATAAAAAAGAGAGTTACCGCCTTAGTATTGGTTGCGATTTTCTCTTTACTGGGAGCTGTTATCGGTGGTGGTGAAGTCGTAAAAACCATCAGTAAAGGAATTATCCCTGAAGGCGTTATTTCTGTTCAAATATCGGTTATCATTCTGTTTTCAGCCTCTATTACACTATTTATGGCAAATCGAATGGGAATTCCCCTTTCAACCAGTGAAGTGATCGTAGGCTCCCTGGTTGGAGCAGGACTCGTTTTTAAAGCCGTCCTATGGAAACCCTTTTTGATCATCACATCGGCTTGGATTATTTTCCCCTTTATCGCCGGGCTGATCAGTTTAGGCTTAGATAAATTCATCACTAAAATCCCTTTTTTTCAATTCCTTTCAGACAGAAAAAAATATCAGCCGTTCCTTGTTTTTTTATTGATTGGGGCAGGTTCATATGAAGCATTTTCAGCTGGGATGAATAATGTAGCCAATGCTGTTGGACCATTGGTGGGTTCCGGAATTTTTTCCTCTGAACAAGGGTTATGGTTGGGAGGATTATTTGTATCTCTGGGAGCGTTGATCTGGGGAAGAAAAGTTCTGGAGACGAACGGAAAAAAAATTACCCGATATTCCTTATTACAGGCCAGTTGCATCTCTATTACCGGGGGAACACTGGTAATCGTCGCTTCCCTCATGGGAATACCCATCCCCCTAACTCAAATTACAACCATGTCAATACTGGGAATCGGATATTCCCAAAAGGGAAAAAGTATTTTTCAAAAAGCAATCGTTCGTCAAATTCTAAAAACCTGGATAATATCTCCAATTTTATCCATGCTGATCTCTTTTTCACTCACGCATATCATCACCCGTAGTGATGAAATTGGAACATCATTGTTTTTTTTGCTCGTCTTCTTGAGTCTTCTTCTGGTTGGTTGGATATTCAAAGTATCAATGACTGCGACAAATTTTTCAAAAGAATCATCAAACCAATCCATAAAGGAATAA
- a CDS encoding ABC transporter ATP-binding protein, giving the protein MLRLNNVEVMYDKVILVLKGMSLHVPKGKIVALLGSNGAGKTTTLRAISGLLKSENGQITDGYVEFEGKRLDGMDPEEIVKQGIFQVMEGRRVFEHLTVEENLVAGAHTRTDRKNLKQDIQLVYQYFPKLEMLKNRTAGYLSGGEQQMLAIGRGLMAKPKLMLLDEPSLGLAPLLVKEIFSIIKRINQEEGTTILVVEQNANIALSIADFGYIMENGRIVMEGDVKTLISNQDVREFYLGLSDVGKKNYREVKHYKRRKRWLS; this is encoded by the coding sequence ATGCTTCGACTAAATAATGTGGAAGTGATGTACGATAAAGTGATTCTGGTATTAAAGGGAATGTCATTGCATGTTCCCAAAGGGAAGATCGTTGCTTTACTCGGCAGTAATGGTGCTGGAAAAACGACGACGTTAAGGGCGATATCAGGACTTTTAAAAAGTGAGAACGGGCAGATAACTGACGGATATGTGGAATTTGAGGGAAAAAGACTGGATGGAATGGATCCGGAAGAAATCGTCAAACAAGGGATCTTTCAAGTAATGGAAGGAAGAAGGGTATTTGAACATTTGACTGTTGAAGAAAATTTGGTGGCAGGCGCCCATACCCGTACAGACAGAAAAAATTTAAAACAGGATATACAATTGGTTTATCAATATTTTCCGAAGCTGGAAATGTTAAAAAATCGGACAGCCGGATATTTAAGTGGAGGAGAGCAGCAAATGTTGGCTATTGGGAGAGGGTTGATGGCTAAGCCCAAGTTGATGCTTCTTGATGAACCTTCCCTCGGATTGGCTCCCCTATTGGTGAAGGAGATTTTTTCTATCATTAAACGAATTAATCAGGAAGAAGGAACAACGATACTAGTTGTCGAACAAAATGCAAATATTGCCCTTTCGATTGCTGACTTTGGATATATTATGGAAAACGGAAGAATTGTGATGGAAGGAGATGTGAAAACACTTATTTCAAATCAGGATGTAAGAGAATTTTACCTTGGATTAAGTGACGTTGGGAAGAAAAATTACCGTGAAGTAAAACATTACAAAAGGAGAAAGCGGTGGTTATCCTGA
- a CDS encoding CaiB/BaiF CoA transferase family protein gives MLKGVTVLDLSRHLPGPFASLRLADMGAEIIKIEGTLGDPARTLGPDLEGVGALFLGNNRRKKSIAINLKSREGIEIVQQLAEKADIFIESYRPGIADAMGLGYETIKKRNGQIIYCSLTGYGQNGSWRNKGGHDLNYMAVSGMLSLLRDGHGKPVMPSIPIADLLGGMAASEAILAGLVKRSVTGEGIYLDVSMVDQLIGLQGPLAILQHHMGHLKKWTKFFREIVCYHIYETKDGAFVALAALEEKFWKNFCLGVGRYDWLNSAFVPALDGEIIYEEIKELFLMRTLEEWVKFALEIDCCLSPVLDCDGWLNHQYIRDRGLATEARYPLDSSSKLLQVKTSAGGWRDDKDISNIPLLGEHTIEILSSKLGATSPQLEEWQKLGIIG, from the coding sequence GTGTTAAAAGGAGTAACGGTTCTTGACTTATCCAGGCATTTGCCGGGGCCCTTTGCCAGTTTGCGATTAGCAGATATGGGAGCAGAAATTATTAAGATAGAAGGAACTCTTGGGGATCCGGCTCGAACATTGGGACCTGATTTAGAGGGGGTTGGCGCTCTTTTTTTAGGAAATAATCGAAGGAAAAAGAGTATTGCCATCAACTTAAAATCAAGGGAAGGCATTGAAATTGTACAACAATTGGCAGAAAAGGCGGATATATTTATTGAAAGTTATCGTCCTGGAATCGCCGATGCAATGGGGTTGGGATATGAAACCATAAAAAAGAGGAATGGCCAAATCATTTACTGCTCTTTAACAGGATACGGTCAGAACGGATCTTGGAGAAACAAAGGGGGGCATGACCTTAATTATATGGCGGTAAGCGGTATGCTCAGCCTGTTGAGGGACGGTCACGGAAAACCCGTCATGCCCTCGATTCCCATAGCCGATTTGTTGGGCGGAATGGCAGCATCTGAGGCTATTTTAGCTGGTTTGGTTAAAAGATCTGTGACTGGAGAAGGGATATACCTTGATGTTTCCATGGTAGATCAATTGATCGGATTACAGGGTCCATTAGCAATTCTTCAGCACCATATGGGCCATTTGAAAAAATGGACAAAATTTTTTAGGGAAATTGTCTGCTACCATATATATGAAACAAAAGATGGAGCCTTTGTCGCATTAGCGGCATTAGAAGAAAAATTTTGGAAAAACTTTTGTTTGGGTGTGGGAAGATATGACTGGCTCAATTCCGCTTTCGTTCCTGCCCTTGATGGAGAAATCATATACGAAGAAATCAAGGAATTGTTTTTGATGCGAACCTTGGAGGAATGGGTAAAATTTGCCCTTGAAATCGATTGCTGCCTTTCTCCTGTTCTTGATTGTGACGGATGGCTGAATCATCAGTATATAAGAGATAGGGGGCTTGCCACAGAAGCCCGCTATCCCTTAGATTCAAGTTCTAAGTTATTGCAAGTTAAAACATCGGCAGGAGGATGGCGTGACGATAAAGATATAAGTAATATCCCTCTACTGGGAGAACATACAATTGAAATCTTATCCTCTAAATTAGGGGCCACTTCTCCCCAATTGGAGGAATGGCAAAAATTAGGGATTATCGGCTGA
- a CDS encoding ABC transporter substrate-binding protein — translation MAKWSLLGLLTLLFVGLLAGCGSSSTSGGEKVVKIGGIFDITGATADVGKPYAEGAKAYVEYINSKGGINGAKIQLIDIDYAYKPPQAVEAYKKLVQQDKVVAILGWGTGDTEALKESIAKDKIPYISGSYSENLTDIAKAPYNFLGAATYSDQARSALKWIKDNWKGSGNPKVALIYNDTPFGKSPVEDAKAFAKDIGVDIVDEEVVDLKALDATSQLLNMDKAKPDYAIIQETWGATATILKDAKKLGIKTKFIGLNWAAGEGLITLAGDAAEGFIGVIPHAFVHETDLPGMKAIEEYLSSKGQKLADKNQKFVQGWVSAQIMLEGVRNAGDKVTGETVRQGLEKLNNLDLGGLAAPVTYTPDNHRGTNKIRLAEVKNGRFEIFTDYIGY, via the coding sequence TTGGCAAAATGGAGTTTGTTAGGCTTACTCACGTTGTTGTTTGTTGGTCTTTTGGCAGGCTGTGGCAGCAGCAGTACATCAGGAGGGGAAAAAGTCGTTAAAATCGGCGGAATATTTGACATTACAGGTGCAACGGCAGACGTAGGAAAGCCATATGCCGAAGGGGCAAAAGCATATGTGGAATATATTAACTCTAAGGGTGGAATTAATGGTGCAAAAATTCAACTGATTGATATCGATTATGCCTATAAACCGCCTCAGGCCGTTGAAGCTTATAAAAAGCTGGTGCAGCAGGACAAAGTGGTGGCGATTTTGGGTTGGGGAACAGGGGATACCGAAGCCCTAAAGGAATCCATTGCCAAGGATAAAATCCCTTATATTTCCGGTTCCTATTCTGAGAACCTGACAGATATTGCGAAAGCACCTTATAACTTTTTAGGAGCGGCCACTTATTCAGATCAAGCACGGTCCGCTTTGAAGTGGATTAAGGACAATTGGAAAGGATCTGGTAATCCGAAAGTTGCGTTAATCTATAATGACACCCCATTTGGTAAATCACCAGTTGAAGATGCAAAGGCCTTTGCCAAGGATATCGGTGTGGATATCGTGGATGAAGAGGTAGTAGACCTGAAAGCTTTAGATGCCACCTCTCAATTATTAAACATGGATAAGGCAAAACCGGATTACGCCATTATCCAGGAGACTTGGGGTGCTACGGCAACCATCTTGAAAGATGCCAAGAAATTAGGCATTAAAACTAAATTTATCGGATTAAACTGGGCTGCTGGAGAAGGTTTGATCACTTTGGCCGGAGATGCTGCTGAGGGATTTATTGGAGTGATTCCCCATGCATTTGTTCATGAAACGGATCTTCCCGGCATGAAAGCGATCGAAGAATACCTAAGCAGTAAGGGCCAGAAATTGGCTGATAAAAATCAAAAGTTTGTCCAAGGCTGGGTTAGTGCCCAAATTATGTTGGAAGGGGTTAGAAATGCCGGAGACAAGGTAACAGGTGAGACAGTTCGCCAAGGTCTTGAGAAGTTAAACAATTTAGATTTGGGTGGATTGGCAGCTCCTGTTACCTATACGCCTGATAATCACCGTGGAACAAATAAGATTAGACTTGCAGAAGTAAAGAATGGACGCTTTGAGATCTTTACCGATTACATTGGATATTAA